The following are encoded together in the Thunnus thynnus chromosome 15, fThuThy2.1, whole genome shotgun sequence genome:
- the maco1a gene encoding macoilin-1 gives MKRRNADCSKLRRPLKRNRITEGIYSSTFLYLKFLVVWVLVLLADFVLEFRFEYLWPFWLFIRSVYDSFRYQGLAFSVFFVCVAFTSDIICLLFIPVQWLFFAASTYVWVQYVWHTERGVCLPTVSLWILFVYIEAAIRFKDLKNFHVDLCRPFAAHCIGYPVVTLGFGFKSYVSYKMRLRKQKEVQKENEFYMQLLQQALPPEQQMLQRQEREAEEAALAKGISEVEPSVISQNGAPPGKKSTSVPLPELEYREKGKDSTAKEREGKKQNTIGINNNSIIHALDSKLQETEYIENYVGTKRLNNDLAGENTHADTNTHSASKEEMGGTGKNYKNASGGGGNISNSSPRNHSSTNGSVPPGSSSSKNEKKQKGAGKGQKDPVENCIPNNQLGKPDALVRLEQDVKRLKADLQANRQLESELRSQLSSLSSQDRSLRSELGQLRQDNELLQNKLHSAVQAKQKDKQTISQLEKRLKAEQEARALAEKQLAEERKRKKMEEATAARAVALAAATRVESTDSLRGRIRELETECKKLSMDMKLKEEQIRDLEGKCQELRKYKENEKDTEVLMSALSAMQEKTQHLENSLSAETRIKLDLFSALGDAKRQLEIAQGQIHQREQEIAELKQKIAEVMAVMPSLSYSSDGSNLSPVTPHYSSKFMDNSPSSLDPNASVYQPLKK, from the exons ATGAAGCGGCGCAATGCGGACTGCAGCAAACTCCGACGGCCGTTAAAACGGAACCGAATCACCGAGGGTATATATAGCAG TACGTTCCTGTACCTGAAGTTCCTGGTAGTGTGGGTGTTGGTTCTCTTGGCTGACTTTGTGTTGGAGTTCAGGTTTGAGTACCTGTGGCCCTTCTGGCTTTTCATTCGAAGTGTCTACGACTCCTTCAGATATCAAGGACTG GCATTCTCAGTCTTCTTCGTATGTGTGGCGTTTACATCAGACATCATCTGCCTCCTCTTCATCCCCGTCCAATGGCTGTTTTTCGCTGCCAGCACCTACGTATGGGTCCAGTATGTCTGGCACACAG agagaggagtcTGTCTTCCTACTGTATCGCTGTGGATCCTGTTTGTGTACATCGAAGCTGCCATCCGCTTCAAAGATCTGAAGAACTTTCATGTAGACCTGTGCCGACCTTTTGCCGCTCACTG TATCGGCTATCCAGTGGTGACTCTGGGCTTCGGCTTTAAGAGCTACGTCAGCTACAAGATGCGACTGAGGAAACAGAAAGAAGTGCAAAAGGAGAATGAATTCTACATGCAGCTTCTACAACAGGCTCTACCACCAGAGCAACAGATGCTGCAGAGACAggagagggaggcagaggagg cTGCTTTAGCTAAAGGGATCTCAGAGGTCGAACCCTCAGTAATATCCCAAAACGGAGCGCCTCCTGGCAAGAAAAGCACTTCAGTCCCGTTACCAGAACTGGAGTACCGGGAAAAAGGGAAGGACAGTACCGCGAAAGAGCGCGagggcaaaaaacaaaacacaatcgGAATCAATAACAACAGTATTATACACGCACTGGACTCCAAACTACAGGAGACAGAGTATATTGAGAACTACGTCGGGACAAAGAGACTGAATAACGACCTGgcaggagaaaacacacacgccgataccaacacacactctgctTCTAAAGAGGAAATGGGGGGAACGGGAAAGAACTACAAAAATGCCAGCGGAGGTGGCGGCAACATTTCCAACTCATCTCCACGCAATCACAGTTCCACAAACGGGAGCGTCCCGCCAGGTTCCTCAAGCAGtaagaatgagaaaaagcagAAGGGGGCAGGGAAGGGTCAGAAGGACCCAGTGGAGAACTGCATCCCCAACAACCAGCTGGGCAAGCCGGACGCTTTAGTACG GCTGGAGCAGGATGTGAAGCGTCTGAAGGCAGATCTTCAGGCTAACAGACAGTTGGAGTCAGAGTTGCGGAGTCAGCTTTCTTCTCTGAGCAGCCAGGACCGTAGCCTTCGCTCTGAACTGGGCCAGCTCCGCCAGGACAACGAGCTGCTACAGAACAA GCTCCACAGTGCCGTCCAGGCCAAGCAGAAGGATAAGCAGACCATCTCCCAGCTGGAGAAGAGGCTAAAGGCTGAGCAGGAGGCTCGGGCCTTGGCTGAGAaacagctggctgaggagaggaagaggaagaagatggaggAGGCCACTGCTGCCAGAGCCGTAGCTTTAGCTGCCGCCACAAG AGTGGAGTCCACTGATTCCCTGCGTGGTCGTATCAGAGAGCTGGAGACAGAGTGCAAGAAGCTCAGCATGGACATGAAACTTAAGGAGGAACAGATTAGGGATCTAGAGGGCAAGTGTCAG GAGCTGCGGAAATATAAAGAGAACGAGAAGGACACAGAGGTGTTGATGTCTGCGCTGTCAGCCATGCAGGAGAAGACACAGCACCTGGAGAACAGCCTGAGTGCCGAGACCAGGATCAAACTGGACCTCTTCTCTGCACTGGGGGACGCCAAGAGACAGCTGGAGATAGCACAAG GCCAGATCCACCAGAGGGAGCAGGAGATCGCAGAGCTGAAGCAGAAGATAGCAGAGGTGATGGCAGTGATGCCCAGTCTGTCCTACTCGTCAGACGGCAGCAACCTCAGCCCCGTCACCCCACATTACTCCTCCAAGTTCATGGACAATAGTCCCTCCTCCCTGGACCCCAACGCCTCAGTCTACCAGCCCCTCAAAAAGTGA
- the srfbp1 gene encoding serum response factor-binding protein 1 encodes MIYTMDKVEKMLSLAEEEEVEEVEEEEEEAEEEEDGSDKEAESGDNEEKEEEEAMPQAADKTEKKTPLPVQPKDKKQTGVLNLNNEVVKMRKEVKRLRALTSRKLTRQIAALKKKKGKETDIERNQRRAARLLEEIHAMKTLSPDLVTKTALQKNLNFEQVCKNPKSTISDRAVARIATHPQFSKKIEDIKAAVNAFKEERMKELNQGDIKRVQNQDGKMTLQSPVRGGRKREEEEEEEEEDSAVEQKEMADSEEGDSPLKNSKDITIAKPEKDMGKKTPLADAGDDQKKKMLETKSERPASAKNSQVKDVEKNKPQSQTMGKKPNLRPEVLQTKKDEEESDLEESDDEEKEYFDDSTEERFHKQSSQSEESDGDDDFFLGKVSKFKKKKKSVEGEEKKHEVKELSTEKLKASDQVQSELDELEARLKSKATKLQSVFCSSLSKSKSSRGGGAGRGGDKFRGQGKQKPGSGLNRDFSKQSKFQKQDDGAAGDSGGRHESQERGFASAGRGRGRGRGRGRGDGTRQNDRRGGGVFSQQAPQQALHPSWEASKKRKEQQGQILAFQGKKIKFDDDD; translated from the exons ATGATATATACCATGGACAAGGTAGAGAAAATGCTGTCGTTagctgaggaagaagaggtggaagaagtggaggaagaggaagaagaagcagaagaagaggaagatggaaGTGACAAAGAAGCAGAAAGCGGGGATaatgaggaaaaagaagaagaagaagcaatgCCACAGGCCGcagataaaactgagaaaaagactCCGTTGCCTGTTCAACCTAAAGACAAAAAGCAGACCGGGGTCCTGAACCTCAACAATGAGGTGGTGAAGATgagaaaagaagtgaagagGCTGAGGGCTCTGACCAGCAGGAAGCTGACACGTCAGATTGCTgccctgaagaagaagaaggggaaagAGACGGATATTGAGAGGAACCAGAGGAGAGCTGCCAGACTGCTGGAGGAGATCCATGCGATGAAGACTCTCTCACCAGACCTG GTGACCAAGACCGCCTTACAGAAGAATCTCAACTTTGAACAGGTGTGTAAAAACCCCAAGTCAACTATCTCTGACCGGGCTGTAGCACGTATCGCCACCCACCCTCAGTTCAGCAAGAAGATTGAGGACATCAAGGCTGCTGTGAACGCCTTCAAAGAGGAGAGAATGAAGGAACTAAATCAGGGAGATATAAAGAGGGTGCAAAATCAAGATGGAAAAATGACTTTGCAGTCACCAGTCaggggaggaagaaagagagaggaggaggaggaggaggaggaggaggacagcgCAGTGGAGCAGAAGGAAATGGCAGACAGTGAGGAAGGAGATAGCCCTctcaaaaactcaaaagatATAACTATTGCTAAACCTGAAAAAGacatggggaaaaaaactccTTTAGCTGATGCTGGTgatgatcaaaagaaaaaaatgctagAGACTAAGAGTGAGAGACCAGCATCAGCAAAAAATAGTCAAGTAAAGGATGTTGagaaaaataaaccacaaaGTCAAACCATGGGAAAGAAACCCAATCTGAGGCCTGAGGTGCTTCAGACAAAGAAAGATGAGGAAGAGAGTGATTTAGAGGAGTCAGACGATGAAGAGAAAGAGTACTTTGATGACAGCACAGAGGAACGTTTCCACAAGCAGTCGTCCCAGTCAGAGGAGAGCGACGGCGATGATGACTTCTTTTTGGGAAAAGTCAGCAAAttcaagaaaaagaagaaaagtgtaGAAGGGGAGGAGAAGAAGCATGAAGTGAAAGAGCtttcaacagaaaaactgaaagcttCAGACCAGGTCCAGAGCGAACTCGATGAGCTCGAGGCCAGGCTGAAGTCTAAAGCGACCAAGCTTCagtctgttttctgttcttcCTTGTCTAAATCTAAGTCCAGTAGGGGTGGAGGTGCAGGCAGAGGTGGGGATAAATTTAGGGGCCAAGGGAAACAGAAGCCTGGCAGTGGTCTAAATAGAGATTTTAGCAAACAATCCAAGTTCCAAAAGCAGGATGACGGTGCAGCAGGAGATTCAGGGGGACGTCATGAGTCGCAGGAGAGGGGCTTCGCCTCGGCCGGCAGAGGGAGGGGGCGAGGTAGGGGGCGAGGGCGAGGTGATGGTACAAGACAAAACGATCGTAGGGGTGGAGGTGTCTTTTCCCAACAAGCACCACAACAGGCACTGCATCCATCCTGGGAGGCCagtaagaaaagaaaggagCAGCAAGGACAAATTCTGGCCTTCCAAGGGAAGAAGATCAAGTTTGACGATGATGACTGA
- the e2f3 gene encoding transcription factor E2F3: MAIGRLQLRQHSSVDNTAACSENSSTVRTLSSSAYLNKTVRFSEPTGTGQRSNRERAQAKRRLEPEAGDPQELQDGGKTAKAKKPSLSHTGGKTSAPNSIARKSLFERSRYDTSLGFLTQRFAELLSRSANGVLDLNVAAQELNAPKRRVYDVTNVLEGIQLIKKKSKNYIEWLGGQINVPGDQELTALIEEERKLDELIQSCKWQVHQMCEDRHSRRFAYLTYEDVQTIPSLKEQTVIVIKAPAETKLEVPHPGESLQVHLSSTQGPIEVFLCSDDPIPMEATDGSVANDSQSNSSTNGNNSVSPSFVQVSSKDYANHTSDVNSISSPLSQLTQHSSPVTVTPVSPLPTSLQSPSEDQQSFVTLTPPLAFSLDGEEYVLSLAEDEGITDLFSSVDLGHLPMDMPLL; this comes from the exons ATGGCCATTGGTCGGCTACAGCTACGTCAACAC AGCTCTGTCGATAATACCGCAGCTTGTTCCGAGAACAGCTCGACCGTCCGGACCCTCAGCTCCTCGGCCTACCTGAACAAGACCGTCCGGTTCTCCGAGCCGACCGGGACCGGCCAGAGATCTAACCGCGAACGAGCTCAG GCAAAGAGAAGGCTGGAGCCGGAAGCCGGTGACCCCCAGGAACTTCAGGATGGTGGCAAGACCGCCAAAGCCAAGAAGCCCTCTCTGTCCCACACAGGAGGAAAGA CTTCCGCCCCCAATTCCATAGCGCGTAAGTCCCTGTTCGAGAGGTCGCGCTATGACACCTCGCTCGGGTTCTTGACGCAGAGGTTTGCGGAACTGCTTAGCCGATCTGCTAACGGGGTGTTGGACCTAAACGTAGCGGCCCAGGAGCTCAATGCTCCCAAGAGACGCGTCTACGATGTCACTAATGTCCTGGAGGGGATCCAGCTCATCAAAAAGAAGTCTAAAAACTACATTGAGTGGTT gggTGGTCAAATTAATGTACCCGGAGATCAAGAGCTAACAGCTCTCatagaagaggagaggaagctgGATGAGTTGATCCAAAGTTGTAAGTGGCAGGTTCACCAGATGTGTGAAGACCGCCACAGTCGCAGAT TTGCCTATTTGACCTACGAGGATGTTCAAACAATTCCCAGCTTGAAAGAACAGACTGTGATTGTGATCAAAGCCCCAGCAGAGACGAAACTGGAGGTGCCACACCCAGGAGAG AGCCTCCAGGTCCACCTCAGCAGCACTCAGGGGCCAATTGAGGTGTTCCTCTGCTCTGATGACCCCATCCCTATGGAGGCCACAGATGGCTCTGTGGCCAATGACAGCCAGTCTAATTCGTCCACCAATGGGAACAACTCTGTATCCCCCTCATTTGTCCAGGTGTCTTCCAAAG ACTATGCTAACCATACTTCGGATGTAAATAGTATCTCCAGTCCGCTTTCCCAGCTGACACAACACTCATCACCGGTTACTGTCACCCCTGTGTCTCCCCTGCCCACCTCCCTCCAATCCCCCTCTGAAGACCAGCAGAGCTTTGTGACCCTCACTCCACCTCTGGCCTTTTCTCTTGATGGGGAAGAGTACGTCCTGAGCTTGGCTGAGGATGAGGGCATCACTGACCTCTTCTCCTCTGTTGACCTTGGCCATTTGCCCATGGACATGCCCCTTCTCTGA